From one Thermomicrobiales bacterium genomic stretch:
- a CDS encoding zincin-like metallopeptidase domain-containing protein — MKRKEKSPRIDIYARITETIVADLENGVRPWMKPWSVSGLEGRITRPLRHSGEPYTGINVLLLWSESLARGFEAPLWMTYRQASQIGAQVRKGETGATVVYASRFTKTETDSRGDEIERDIPFLKTYTVFNCDQIDGLPEHYYHRPDRIIDPVSRIEHADRFFENTGAVIRHGGTKAFFASASDHIQMPPFESFRDAESYVAVLSHEATHWTAPAHRVGRDLSRYHKDRTERAREELIAELGSCFLCADIGIVPELEPRPDHASYLQSWLHVLKDDKRAIFQAAAHAQRAVAYLHGLQPAAAIEEREAA; from the coding sequence ATGAAAAGGAAAGAGAAGAGCCCGCGTATCGATATCTATGCGCGGATCACCGAGACGATCGTCGCCGATCTGGAAAACGGTGTCCGCCCCTGGATGAAGCCATGGAGCGTAAGCGGGCTGGAGGGCCGGATCACGCGGCCCCTCCGGCATTCCGGCGAGCCATACACAGGAATCAACGTCCTCCTTCTCTGGTCGGAAAGTCTCGCCCGCGGCTTTGAAGCGCCACTCTGGATGACGTATCGTCAGGCCAGCCAGATCGGAGCGCAGGTCCGCAAGGGCGAAACCGGCGCGACCGTCGTCTATGCCAGCCGCTTCACCAAGACCGAAACGGATTCCCGTGGCGACGAGATCGAGCGCGATATCCCGTTTCTCAAGACCTATACCGTCTTCAATTGCGATCAGATCGACGGCCTTCCCGAGCACTATTACCATCGCCCGGACAGGATCATCGATCCGGTGTCGCGGATCGAGCATGCCGACCGATTCTTCGAAAACACCGGTGCAGTGATCCGCCATGGCGGGACCAAAGCCTTCTTTGCTTCCGCCAGCGACCACATCCAGATGCCGCCATTCGAGAGCTTCCGGGATGCGGAATCCTACGTCGCCGTTCTCAGCCATGAGGCCACCCACTGGACGGCGCCAGCCCACCGCGTCGGGCGCGATCTGTCGCGCTATCACAAGGATCGCACCGAACGCGCCCGCGAAGAACTCATTGCCGAGCTCGGGAGCTGCTTCCTGTGCGCGGATATTGGAATCGTGCCGGAACTCGAGCCCCGACCCGATCACGCAAGCTACCTTCAATCGTGGTTGCACGTACTCAAGGACGACAAACGCGCGATCTTCCAGGCAGCAGCGCATGCACAGCGGGCGGTCGCCTACCTCCATGGGCTCCAACCGGCCGCAGCAATCGAAGAGCGGGAGGCGGCCTGA
- the traA gene encoding Ti-type conjugative transfer relaxase TraA, translating into MAITHFTPQLISRGDGRSAVLSAAYRHCAKMEHEAEARTVDYSNKKNLAHEEFLLPLDAPEWARILIADRSVAGAAEAFWNRVEAFERRSDAQLAKEFIIALPVELSREQNIALVRQFVLEQVLARGQVADWVFHDDPGNPHIHLMTTLRPLTQDGFGPKKVTVIGPDGQPLRTKTGKIQYRLWSGEKAEFLEQRQRWLDLQNHHLAMAGLEIRVDGRSYAERGIDVVPTTHIGVAAKALQRKAGKDGKAADLERLALHEAQRRNNAQRIEARPELVLDILTSEKSVFDLRDIAKVLHRYIDDPQRFQQLLTRIMESPDCLKLADETVDFATGARVPARLTTRAMIKLEAEMVSRASWLSGKSGFAVKSRVLETVFGRHDRLSLEQRIAIEHVAGAVRIATVVGRAGAGKTTMMKAAREAWELAGYKVVGGALSGKAAEGLEKEAGIASHTLASWELSWQQGRRRLDDKTVFVLDEAGMVASKQMATFIEAVTKSGAKLILVGDAEQLQPIEAGAAFRAIVERTGYAELETIYRQKEDWMRAASLDLARGRVGAALSAYKAKNKVIGKALKADAIETLIEDWNREYDPDKSTLILAHLRRDVRQLNEMARSKLVERGLVDEGCEFKTEDGTRHFAAGDQIVFLKNEGSLGVKNGMIGKVMEAGSGRLVASIGEGEAAQQVTVDQRFYRNLDHGYATTIHKSQGATVDRVKVLASLSLDRHLTYVAMTRHREDAALYYGSRSFHLAGGLEKLLSRKNAKEVTLDYASGRVYAQALRFANNRGLHLVRVARTLMRDRVQWTIRQKQKLVDLGARLRAAGARLGLADRPLQQSPQTPRKAEPMVKGISSFTMSVNDAADEKLQSDPALQKQWDNFSDRIRLVYADPEGAFKAMRMEAVVEDPNVAWQRLGEIERNAASFGALKGREGLLASRADREDRRVAEANVPALRKDLERYLDMRRRVTAKYRLEEERHRKRTSIDIPSLSPAAARAMEKVRDAIDRNDLPAALGFALADRMVKAELDTFNKAVSERFGERTFLGNAAKDASGPAFEKTTEGMQQGGRQKVAAAWPVMRAGQQVAAHERTQQALKQSEALRQSQRQSQGLNQ; encoded by the coding sequence GTGGCGATCACGCATTTCACGCCCCAGCTCATTTCACGCGGTGATGGCCGCAGTGCGGTTCTTTCGGCCGCCTACCGTCATTGCGCGAAAATGGAGCACGAGGCGGAAGCACGCACGGTCGATTATTCCAACAAGAAGAATCTTGCCCATGAAGAGTTCCTGCTCCCGCTCGATGCACCGGAATGGGCGCGCATACTGATTGCGGACCGGTCGGTGGCGGGAGCCGCCGAAGCCTTCTGGAACAGGGTCGAGGCCTTCGAGAGACGCAGTGACGCGCAGCTCGCCAAGGAGTTCATCATCGCTTTGCCGGTGGAGCTCTCCCGCGAGCAGAACATCGCGCTCGTCAGGCAGTTCGTGCTCGAACAGGTGCTGGCACGCGGGCAGGTCGCCGACTGGGTCTTCCATGATGATCCGGGCAATCCGCACATCCACCTGATGACCACGTTGCGGCCGCTCACCCAGGACGGGTTCGGTCCAAAGAAAGTCACGGTGATCGGACCGGACGGTCAGCCTCTGCGAACAAAGACCGGGAAGATCCAATACCGGCTCTGGTCCGGTGAAAAAGCCGAGTTCCTCGAGCAACGGCAAAGATGGCTTGATCTGCAAAACCATCATCTCGCAATGGCCGGGTTGGAAATCCGGGTCGATGGCCGGTCCTACGCCGAGCGTGGAATCGATGTCGTTCCCACCACCCATATCGGGGTAGCGGCAAAGGCACTGCAGCGCAAGGCCGGCAAGGATGGGAAGGCAGCCGATCTCGAGCGTCTGGCTCTGCATGAGGCGCAAAGACGAAACAACGCACAGCGGATCGAGGCCCGCCCCGAGCTTGTGCTCGACATTCTCACCTCGGAGAAGAGCGTTTTCGATCTGCGCGACATCGCCAAGGTGCTGCATCGCTACATCGACGATCCTCAGCGCTTCCAGCAACTGCTTACGCGGATCATGGAAAGCCCGGATTGCCTGAAGCTCGCCGATGAGACTGTCGATTTCGCTACAGGGGCGCGTGTTCCGGCCCGGCTGACGACACGCGCGATGATCAAGCTCGAAGCCGAAATGGTCAGCCGTGCGTCCTGGCTTTCGGGAAAGAGCGGCTTCGCTGTCAAATCCCGCGTGCTGGAAACCGTGTTTGGTCGTCACGACCGGCTGTCCCTGGAGCAGCGGATCGCCATCGAGCATGTTGCGGGTGCTGTGAGGATCGCCACCGTGGTGGGCCGGGCAGGGGCGGGCAAGACCACGATGATGAAAGCCGCTCGCGAGGCCTGGGAACTGGCCGGTTACAAAGTGGTCGGTGGAGCACTTTCGGGAAAGGCGGCCGAGGGACTGGAGAAGGAGGCGGGCATCGCCTCACACACGCTCGCGTCCTGGGAATTGAGCTGGCAACAGGGCAGGCGACGTCTTGACGACAAGACGGTGTTCGTTCTTGATGAGGCGGGCATGGTCGCCTCGAAGCAGATGGCCACATTCATCGAGGCCGTCACGAAATCAGGCGCCAAGCTCATCCTGGTCGGTGATGCCGAGCAGTTGCAGCCCATCGAGGCGGGCGCAGCCTTCCGTGCGATCGTCGAGCGCACCGGCTATGCCGAGCTCGAAACCATCTATCGCCAGAAAGAAGACTGGATGCGTGCCGCCTCGCTCGACCTGGCCCGCGGGCGCGTTGGCGCGGCGCTGTCTGCCTACAAGGCGAAGAACAAAGTCATCGGCAAGGCATTGAAGGCCGATGCCATTGAAACCCTGATCGAAGATTGGAACCGCGAATACGATCCGGACAAGTCGACATTGATCCTCGCGCATCTGCGCCGCGATGTTCGCCAGCTCAATGAGATGGCCCGATCGAAGCTGGTCGAACGCGGCCTGGTGGATGAGGGATGTGAGTTCAAGACGGAAGACGGCACCAGGCACTTCGCCGCCGGCGACCAGATCGTCTTTCTGAAGAACGAGGGCTCACTCGGCGTCAAGAACGGGATGATCGGCAAGGTCATGGAAGCCGGTTCGGGTCGGCTCGTTGCGAGCATCGGCGAAGGGGAGGCCGCACAACAGGTTACCGTGGATCAGCGCTTCTACCGCAACCTCGATCATGGCTACGCCACCACAATCCATAAATCCCAGGGCGCGACCGTTGATCGGGTGAAGGTCCTCGCATCGCTCTCGCTCGACCGGCATCTGACCTATGTCGCGATGACGCGGCATCGTGAAGACGCGGCGCTCTATTATGGCAGCCGGTCTTTCCATCTCGCCGGCGGACTCGAGAAGCTTCTGTCCCGTAAGAACGCCAAGGAAGTCACGCTCGATTATGCGAGCGGGCGGGTCTACGCCCAGGCGCTACGCTTCGCCAACAACCGCGGTCTGCATCTCGTGCGTGTCGCGCGGACGCTGATGCGTGACCGCGTGCAGTGGACGATCCGGCAGAAACAGAAACTGGTCGATCTTGGTGCACGGCTTCGGGCCGCCGGCGCGCGGCTCGGGCTTGCCGATCGCCCGCTTCAACAATCTCCTCAAACACCCAGAAAGGCCGAGCCGATGGTCAAGGGCATTTCCAGTTTCACCATGTCGGTCAACGACGCTGCCGACGAAAAGCTGCAATCCGATCCGGCATTACAGAAGCAATGGGACAACTTTTCCGACCGCATTCGTCTCGTCTATGCGGATCCGGAAGGCGCCTTCAAGGCCATGCGCATGGAGGCCGTTGTCGAAGACCCAAATGTTGCTTGGCAGCGCCTCGGCGAGATCGAACGAAATGCGGCGAGCTTCGGTGCGCTCAAGGGTCGAGAAGGGCTCCTGGCGAGTCGCGCGGATCGCGAAGACCGTCGTGTGGCGGAAGCCAATGTGCCAGCACTGCGCAAGGACCTCGAACGCTATCTCGATATGAGGAGGAGGGTGACGGCCAAGTACAGGTTGGAAGAGGAACGACATCGCAAACGCACCTCGATCGATATCCCGTCTCTGTCGCCGGCGGCGGCGCGCGCAATGGAAAAGGTACGGGACGCCATCGACAGGAACGACCTTCCTGCCGCGCTCGGATTTGCGCTGGCCGACCGCATGGTGAAGGCTGAGCTCGACACCTTCAACAAGGCGGTTTCGGAGCGGTTCGGCGAGCGAACCTTCCTAGGCAATGCCGCCAAAGATGCGTCTGGTCCTGCCTTCGAAAAGACCACGGAGGGGATGCAGCAAGGCGGGCGCCAGAAAGTCGCCGCAGCATGGCCGGTAATGCGGGCCGGGCAGCAGGTCGCCGCGCACGAGCGAACGCAACAGGCACTGAAACAGAGCGAGGCCCTTCGCCAATCCCAGCGGCAGAGCCAGGGTCTCAACCAGTGA
- the traC gene encoding conjugal transfer protein TraC codes for MKKPASKIRADIARLQEQLKVAETREAERIGRLALKAGLGEIEIDDAKLVAAFEEIAKRFRGGGTQQRKTTSAPDTTGAASGQSSEA; via the coding sequence ATGAAGAAGCCCGCATCGAAAATCCGAGCCGATATCGCCAGGCTACAGGAGCAGCTCAAAGTCGCGGAAACGCGCGAAGCCGAACGGATCGGACGGCTGGCGCTGAAAGCAGGCCTCGGTGAAATCGAGATCGACGATGCAAAGCTCGTCGCGGCCTTCGAGGAGATCGCCAAGCGATTTCGCGGGGGCGGGACCCAGCAAAGAAAGACCACGTCCGCGCCGGACACGACTGGCGCGGCTTCGGGGCAGAGTAGCGAGGCTTGA
- the traD gene encoding conjugal transfer protein TraD gives MRQASQTEARRKDTREKIQLGGLIAKAGLRYEKRALLLGLLIDGASRIRSDDEERKRLMAIGEKAFSDDSE, from the coding sequence ATGCGACAGGCAAGCCAGACAGAAGCCCGCAGGAAGGACACCCGCGAGAAAATCCAGCTTGGCGGCCTGATCGCCAAGGCGGGTCTTCGCTATGAAAAGCGCGCGCTCCTGCTCGGACTGCTGATCGACGGCGCGAGCCGGATCAGGTCCGATGACGAAGAACGCAAGCGCCTGATGGCGATCGGCGAAAAGGCGTTTTCCGATGACAGTGAGTAA
- a CDS encoding DUF736 domain-containing protein, with amino-acid sequence MANIGTFTTTKNGFTGQINTLALNIKARFERVENPSDNGPQFRIFSGNVELGAGWQKQAKETERDYLSVKLDDPSFAAPIYATLVEVEGQDGMQLIWSRPNSKRD; translated from the coding sequence ATGGCAAACATCGGCACTTTCACCACCACCAAGAACGGTTTCACCGGTCAGATCAACACTCTCGCACTCAACATCAAGGCCCGCTTCGAGCGCGTCGAGAACCCCTCCGACAATGGCCCGCAGTTCCGCATCTTCTCCGGCAACGTCGAACTGGGCGCCGGGTGGCAGAAGCAGGCCAAGGAGACCGAACGCGACTACCTATCGGTCAAGCTGGACGACCCGAGCTTCGCGGCTCCGATCTACGCCACCCTGGTCGAGGTGGAAGGTCAAGACGGCATGCAGCTGATCTGGTCGCGCCCGAACAGCAAGCGCGACTGA
- a CDS encoding WGR domain-containing protein, with protein MGIRVGQTLPMSSREAEPVHLRRIDLAQNMRRFYCLSVQPTLFGGASLIRDRGRIGTRGQTMMETFDTADDADLAFDCLERSKRRRGYRDAFLVEQHQ; from the coding sequence ATGGGAATCCGTGTCGGCCAGACTCTTCCCATGTCTTCACGCGAAGCCGAGCCAGTCCACCTACGCCGCATCGACCTGGCACAGAACATGCGGCGATTCTACTGCCTCTCCGTTCAGCCGACGCTGTTCGGCGGTGCATCTCTCATTCGCGATAGGGGCAGGATCGGAACGCGCGGCCAGACGATGATGGAGACATTCGATACGGCCGACGATGCCGATCTCGCATTTGACTGTCTGGAGCGAAGCAAGAGGCGCCGCGGTTATCGCGATGCCTTTCTGGTGGAGCAGCACCAATAG
- the traG gene encoding Ti-type conjugative transfer system protein TraG gives MTVSKLLVLIAAPVLMVGTCIGVTGIETWLAGFGTSLQAQQTLGRIGLALPYVITAAIGVIFLFAARGAVAIRAAGLGVLTGAVGVIAIAAIREFGRLNAFADSIPEGHNIIEYVDPSTGIGAAIAMIAGVFALRVALRGDAAFATMKPRRVSGKRAIHGSADWMAMPEAKRMFGEAGGIVVGEGYRVDKDSVASRTFRADVKDSWGSGGKSPLLCFDASFGSTHGLVFAGSGGFKTTSVTIPTALKWGSGLVALDPSNEVAPMVIDQRRRAGREVFVLSPKDSSVGFNVLDWIGRFGGTKEEDVVAVASWVVTDVGKQISMRDDFFRASALQLITALIADVCLSGHTEKEKQTLRQVRMNLSEPEPKLRERLQTIHDKSESEFVRENVAAFVNMTPETFSGVYANAIKETHWLSYPNYAALVSGSSFSTEDIAGGNTDIFVNLDLKTLEAHPGLARTIIGALLNAIYNRNGETKGRTLFLLDEVARLGYLRILETARDAGRKYGISLLLLFQSIGQMRETYGGRDATSKWFESASWMSFAAINDPETADYISRRCGNTTVEVDQLSRTSQMSGSSRTRSKQLAARPLILPEEVLQMRGDEQIVFTAGNRPLRCGRAIWFRREDMNSVVATNRFHREDRR, from the coding sequence ATGACAGTGAGTAAGCTCCTTGTGCTGATCGCCGCACCGGTTCTGATGGTCGGCACCTGCATCGGCGTCACCGGCATCGAAACCTGGTTGGCCGGGTTCGGAACCAGCTTGCAGGCGCAGCAGACACTCGGCCGGATCGGGCTTGCCCTGCCCTATGTCATTACCGCCGCAATTGGGGTGATCTTCTTGTTCGCGGCGCGCGGCGCCGTTGCGATCCGCGCCGCCGGGCTCGGGGTTCTGACCGGCGCGGTCGGTGTGATCGCGATCGCGGCGATCCGTGAGTTCGGCAGGTTGAATGCTTTTGCCGATTCCATTCCCGAGGGGCACAACATCATCGAATATGTCGATCCCTCTACAGGCATTGGTGCAGCAATCGCCATGATCGCCGGCGTTTTCGCCCTGCGGGTTGCATTGCGCGGCGATGCCGCCTTCGCGACCATGAAGCCGCGCCGGGTAAGCGGCAAGCGGGCGATCCACGGCTCGGCCGACTGGATGGCGATGCCCGAGGCCAAACGCATGTTCGGCGAAGCGGGCGGAATCGTTGTCGGCGAGGGCTATCGCGTCGACAAGGACAGCGTTGCGAGCCGGACGTTTCGCGCTGATGTGAAAGATAGCTGGGGCTCGGGGGGCAAGTCGCCGCTCCTGTGTTTCGATGCGTCTTTCGGATCGACCCATGGCCTCGTCTTCGCAGGATCGGGCGGGTTCAAGACCACCTCGGTGACGATCCCCACGGCGCTCAAATGGGGCAGCGGCCTCGTCGCGCTCGACCCGTCCAACGAGGTCGCGCCGATGGTCATCGATCAGCGGCGGCGGGCCGGGCGCGAGGTCTTCGTGCTCAGCCCGAAGGACTCGTCGGTCGGCTTCAACGTGCTCGACTGGATCGGCCGCTTTGGCGGCACGAAGGAAGAGGATGTCGTTGCCGTCGCGAGCTGGGTCGTCACCGATGTCGGCAAACAGATCTCCATGCGTGATGACTTCTTCCGGGCCTCGGCCCTGCAGCTCATCACCGCGCTGATCGCCGATGTCTGCCTCTCGGGGCACACGGAGAAGGAAAAGCAGACGCTCCGCCAGGTGCGCATGAACCTCTCCGAGCCTGAACCCAAACTGCGCGAACGGTTGCAGACGATCCACGACAAATCCGAGTCCGAATTCGTGCGCGAGAACGTGGCGGCCTTCGTCAACATGACCCCGGAAACATTCTCCGGTGTCTACGCCAATGCGATCAAGGAAACGCATTGGCTAAGCTACCCGAACTATGCGGCCCTCGTTTCGGGGTCGAGCTTCTCCACCGAGGACATCGCAGGCGGCAACACTGACATCTTCGTCAACCTGGACCTTAAGACGCTCGAGGCGCATCCCGGCCTCGCGCGCACGATCATCGGCGCCTTGCTCAACGCGATTTACAATCGGAATGGAGAGACGAAGGGCCGGACGTTGTTCCTTCTCGATGAGGTCGCACGGCTGGGTTACCTGCGCATCCTGGAGACCGCGCGGGACGCCGGTCGCAAATACGGGATCAGCCTGCTTCTCCTCTTCCAGTCGATCGGTCAGATGCGCGAAACCTATGGCGGGCGGGATGCGACATCGAAATGGTTCGAGAGCGCGTCCTGGATGTCGTTCGCGGCGATCAACGATCCGGAAACCGCGGACTACATCTCGCGGCGTTGCGGCAACACGACCGTGGAGGTCGACCAGCTCAGCCGCACATCACAAATGTCTGGCTCGTCGCGAACACGCTCAAAGCAGTTGGCCGCTCGGCCGCTGATTTTGCCTGAGGAAGTGCTGCAGATGCGCGGCGACGAGCAGATCGTTTTCACGGCGGGCAACCGGCCGCTCCGGTGCGGGCGCGCGATCTGGTTCCGGCGGGAGGACATGAACTCGGTCGTTGCGACGAACCGGTTTCATCGGGAAGACCGAAGATGA